From Aerosticca soli, a single genomic window includes:
- a CDS encoding TonB-dependent receptor plug domain-containing protein produces the protein MKVYKNRLGLAIRAAFVMGAGFVATAYAQDANPAGDTATTQSAAQGGGQAAPDSKQAKQLEAVTVTGSRIRRVDVETVNPVVTIDRAQIERTGKVTLGDLVQQLPEIAGAATNPTVNNGGGDGASTVSLRGLGSQRTLLLLDGHRLAYQDLNSIPLAMIERVEVLKDGASTIYGSDAIGGVVNFITRKNFQGAQFNVDYGLSDHGGDGKRRGFSAVFGQNGEKGNISVGVNYNKQDAISAGRRDFSKVALYNDFGDIFAQGSSNIPGGRYDLPPGVAAALGFNCSKLTRIDGRPGTSPSDFRCYKGSGPGNDTYNYAPYNLEMTPAERGGIFVNGNYDFSDKVQAYFTGFTQKTRSNYELAPLPLLFTEIGAPLSKNSIYNPFGVDISSGGWRDVVGGDRLGKYSTQADQMNMGFRGQFGQSTWQWDAGVVWARTTQKSSFTGYYYNAGLAQAVGPSFYDNGVPTCGTPSNPISNCVPVNLFNPQTSADALAKLRVTPSSQSYASEKTAYATANGELFNLPAGAVSASIGAEYRKDTSSLTPDFVSLITDPEAGTCLTSTDACRAAQSGSTNVKELYGELFVPLLADQPFVKSMNITLGGRYSKFSKAGSTKNGRVGFEYRPVDDLLIRGTVDQVFRAPTISDLFGGVTPSSDTYKDPCSGAGYAAGNPACAGASPGFVQGQSQTRSLYGSNSSLKPEHGRSISWGFVYDPHYIEGLSLSADLWRIYLKDTIGNIGTQTIIDQCYNFSRYCGLITRNPVNGEIDTVNNTEQNVGRLDVSGIDFGVRYKLPEFSFGTFVVTLDTTYLKEYNREAIAGDLSSKYKFAGTYYASANGGDGNFARLRGLLGVQWSLGDFDASIRTRYVSRVRFGDIVATPSGYSTIAQASDPDTGVQSFHAGAYAKTDLQFGYQTPWNFRLDVGIDNAFDKKPPMLWQYGFNGNTDERTYDTVGRYYWTRISMKF, from the coding sequence ATGAAAGTCTACAAAAATCGACTTGGACTGGCCATTCGCGCCGCTTTTGTAATGGGGGCGGGTTTCGTTGCCACCGCTTATGCGCAGGATGCCAATCCGGCGGGTGACACGGCAACCACTCAGTCGGCTGCACAAGGTGGCGGTCAAGCCGCTCCAGATAGCAAACAGGCGAAGCAGCTGGAGGCAGTGACGGTCACTGGTTCGCGCATTCGCCGTGTCGACGTTGAAACCGTTAACCCGGTTGTTACTATCGATCGTGCGCAAATCGAGCGTACCGGCAAAGTGACGCTCGGCGATTTGGTTCAGCAGCTACCGGAAATTGCTGGTGCCGCGACCAATCCGACGGTTAATAATGGTGGTGGAGACGGTGCATCGACCGTTTCACTTCGTGGCTTGGGTTCGCAGCGTACACTGCTCTTGCTTGATGGCCATCGCTTGGCTTATCAAGATCTGAATTCCATTCCACTTGCCATGATCGAGAGAGTTGAAGTCTTGAAAGACGGTGCCTCTACGATCTACGGCTCCGACGCGATCGGTGGCGTGGTCAATTTTATAACCCGCAAGAATTTTCAAGGGGCGCAATTCAACGTTGACTATGGATTGTCCGATCATGGGGGGGATGGTAAACGACGTGGATTTTCGGCGGTTTTTGGTCAGAATGGTGAAAAAGGAAATATTTCGGTTGGCGTGAATTATAACAAGCAGGACGCCATAAGTGCTGGACGGCGCGATTTTTCAAAGGTGGCTCTTTATAATGATTTTGGCGATATTTTTGCGCAGGGTTCTTCAAATATACCCGGAGGGCGTTACGACCTTCCCCCAGGTGTGGCGGCTGCGCTTGGTTTCAATTGCAGTAAGCTGACTCGTATTGATGGGCGGCCAGGTACTAGCCCATCGGATTTCCGCTGTTACAAGGGTTCGGGTCCTGGGAATGATACGTATAATTACGCGCCTTATAACCTGGAGATGACGCCAGCCGAGCGTGGTGGCATTTTTGTCAATGGCAATTATGATTTTAGCGACAAGGTGCAGGCGTATTTTACAGGTTTTACCCAAAAAACCCGTTCAAACTATGAGCTTGCGCCGTTGCCATTGTTGTTTACTGAGATTGGCGCGCCTCTCTCGAAAAACAGCATTTATAATCCTTTCGGGGTAGACATAAGTTCTGGCGGCTGGCGTGATGTCGTGGGCGGCGATCGACTTGGAAAATATAGTACCCAAGCAGATCAGATGAACATGGGTTTCCGAGGCCAGTTCGGACAGTCCACATGGCAGTGGGATGCCGGCGTGGTATGGGCACGTACCACGCAGAAATCGTCCTTCACAGGGTATTATTATAACGCAGGTCTGGCGCAGGCGGTTGGTCCATCTTTTTATGATAATGGAGTGCCCACTTGTGGTACACCAAGCAACCCAATATCCAACTGTGTGCCGGTCAATTTGTTTAATCCACAGACTTCGGCCGACGCGCTTGCCAAACTTCGGGTAACGCCATCCAGTCAAAGTTATGCGAGTGAAAAGACGGCCTATGCTACAGCCAATGGTGAACTTTTCAATTTGCCGGCCGGGGCGGTCAGTGCTTCGATAGGGGCAGAATACCGGAAAGATACCTCCTCATTGACTCCGGATTTTGTTTCGTTGATTACTGATCCGGAAGCCGGCACTTGTTTGACAAGTACCGATGCTTGCAGGGCTGCTCAGTCTGGTAGCACCAATGTCAAAGAACTGTATGGAGAGCTTTTTGTTCCTCTGCTTGCTGACCAGCCTTTTGTCAAATCTATGAATATTACTCTTGGTGGGCGTTATTCGAAGTTCTCCAAGGCGGGCTCAACCAAGAATGGTCGAGTAGGATTTGAATATAGGCCTGTTGATGACCTTTTGATTCGCGGCACGGTTGATCAAGTCTTCCGCGCGCCGACGATCAGTGATCTGTTTGGTGGGGTTACGCCGAGCTCTGATACGTATAAGGATCCTTGCTCTGGTGCAGGTTATGCAGCAGGCAATCCGGCTTGTGCTGGTGCTTCTCCAGGATTTGTTCAGGGGCAATCTCAAACCCGTTCGCTTTACGGGAGCAATAGTTCTTTAAAGCCTGAGCATGGACGGTCTATTTCGTGGGGATTTGTCTATGATCCTCATTATATTGAGGGGCTTTCTCTCTCAGCGGATCTGTGGCGTATCTATTTGAAAGATACTATCGGAAACATCGGCACTCAAACCATTATCGACCAATGTTATAATTTCAGTCGTTATTGTGGTCTTATCACCCGTAATCCGGTCAATGGTGAAATCGATACAGTCAATAACACTGAACAAAATGTTGGTCGGCTGGATGTTTCTGGTATAGATTTTGGCGTACGCTATAAGCTGCCTGAGTTCAGTTTTGGTACGTTTGTGGTGACATTGGATACCACGTATCTCAAAGAGTATAACCGTGAGGCTATTGCTGGTGATCTCAGCAGCAAATATAAATTCGCTGGCACATACTATGCGTCGGCCAACGGAGGAGATGGTAATTTTGCTCGTCTAAGAGGGCTGCTCGGGGTTCAGTGGAGTCTTGGGGATTTTGATGCCAGCATTCGCACGCGTTATGTCAGCCGGGTACGCTTTGGTGACATTGTAGCGACGCCGAGTGGCTATAGTACGATTGCCCAGGCTTCGGATCCCGATACGGGTGTGCAAAGTTTCCATGCCGGCGCTTATGCAAAAACCGATTTGCAGTTCGGCTACCAAACGCCTTGGAACTTCCGCTTAGATGTCGGTATTGATAATGCTTTTGACAAAAAGCCGCCGATGTTGTGGCAATATGGTTTCAATGGCAATACTGACGAGCGCACCTATGACACGGTTGGTCGGTATTATTGGACCAGAATTTCTATGAAATTTTAA
- a CDS encoding response regulator: MNAPVPRVLVIDDEAQIRRFLDIGLRAEGYEVLLAADAAAGLALAATRSPDLVILDIGLPDREGHEVLAELRQWSQVPVLMLSVRDAEDEKVRALDGGANDYVTKPFGIQELMARLRALLRDRVAPAGAAPPRYDDGRLVIDQARREVWLDGAPVALTRKEYAVLALLLRHAGRVVTQQQLLREIWGPSHVHDTHYLRIVVGKLRQKLGDDPAAPRWLKTEPGVGYRFQGGRMD, translated from the coding sequence ATGAACGCTCCTGTCCCGCGCGTGCTGGTCATCGACGACGAGGCGCAGATCCGCCGCTTCCTCGACATCGGCCTGCGCGCGGAAGGCTACGAGGTGCTGCTCGCGGCCGATGCCGCCGCGGGCCTGGCGCTGGCCGCCACGCGCTCGCCGGACCTGGTGATCCTCGACATCGGCCTGCCCGACCGCGAGGGCCACGAGGTGCTGGCCGAGCTGCGCCAGTGGAGCCAGGTGCCGGTGCTGATGCTGTCGGTGCGCGACGCCGAGGACGAGAAGGTACGCGCGCTGGACGGCGGCGCCAACGACTACGTGACCAAGCCGTTCGGTATCCAGGAACTGATGGCGCGTCTGCGCGCGCTGCTGCGCGACCGCGTCGCGCCCGCCGGCGCTGCGCCGCCACGTTACGACGACGGTCGATTGGTCATCGATCAGGCCCGTCGCGAGGTGTGGCTCGACGGTGCGCCGGTCGCGCTCACGCGCAAGGAATACGCCGTGCTTGCCCTGCTGCTGCGCCACGCCGGCCGGGTGGTGACGCAGCAGCAACTGCTGCGCGAGATCTGGGGACCGAGCCACGTGCACGATACCCATTACCTGCGCATCGTGGTCGGCAAGCTGCGCCAGAAGCTCGGCGATGATCCGGCCGCGCCGCGGTGGCTCAAGACCGAGCCGGGCGTTGGATATCGCTTCCAGGGCGGGCGGATGGATTGA
- the kdpC gene encoding potassium-transporting ATPase subunit KdpC, with translation MYRLLRQSLSMLLAMSVITGLAYPLLVTGLAAALFPTQAAGSLVMREGRPTGSALIGQSFTDPGYFWGRPSATSPMANNAVASGGSNLGPSNPALADAVKQRIAALRTADPGNHAPIPVDLVTASGSGLDPEISPSAAYYQSARVARVRGLTQARVESLIREHTSGRQFGVLGEPRVNVLKLNLALDALSKR, from the coding sequence ATGTACAGGCTGCTGCGTCAATCGTTGTCCATGCTGCTGGCGATGAGCGTCATCACCGGGCTGGCCTATCCGCTGCTCGTCACCGGACTGGCGGCGGCGTTGTTTCCGACGCAGGCGGCCGGCAGTCTGGTGATGCGCGAGGGCCGGCCGACCGGCTCGGCGCTGATCGGCCAGTCATTCACCGATCCCGGGTATTTCTGGGGGCGGCCTTCGGCTACCAGCCCGATGGCGAACAACGCCGTGGCCTCGGGCGGTTCCAACCTCGGGCCGAGCAACCCGGCACTGGCCGACGCGGTGAAGCAGCGCATCGCCGCGCTGCGAACGGCCGATCCCGGCAATCATGCGCCGATCCCGGTGGACCTGGTCACCGCCTCCGGCAGCGGCCTCGATCCGGAAATCAGCCCGTCCGCCGCGTATTACCAGTCCGCGCGTGTGGCGCGTGTCCGCGGTTTGACGCAGGCCCGGGTCGAGTCACTGATCCGCGAGCACACGAGCGGCCGTCAGTTCGGCGTGCTCGGCGAGCCGCGCGTCAACGTGCTGAAACTCAACCTCGCGCTGGATGCCCTGTCAAAGCGCTAA
- a CDS encoding TorF family putative porin, with protein MRAEDAPTPVTGNVAVVSDYVFRGLTQSWGHPAIQGGADYTAANGFAAGTWASSISDKTYPGASMEWDLYANYGRSFATDWSWRAGVYGYFYPGGNLDEAGLPSRNFNTVEAQFALTWKQFTVKYNRALTDYFGVDTEQGYRDDSRGTEYYQIDASFPLDPEWTLGLHAAHTDYSTKLVTPTSGGARNPSYNDFGATLKYQFVAHWSLSLGVTHATNTGFYNDTVSFQDAGDTRDVGGTRGFVMVQGTF; from the coding sequence TTGAGGGCCGAAGATGCCCCGACTCCGGTCACCGGCAACGTCGCTGTGGTCAGCGACTACGTGTTCCGCGGGCTCACCCAGAGCTGGGGACATCCGGCGATCCAGGGCGGCGCCGACTACACCGCCGCCAACGGCTTCGCCGCCGGCACCTGGGCGTCCAGCATCAGCGACAAGACCTATCCCGGCGCGTCCATGGAATGGGACTTGTACGCCAACTATGGCCGCAGCTTCGCCACCGATTGGTCGTGGCGGGCCGGCGTCTACGGCTACTTCTATCCCGGCGGCAATCTGGACGAAGCCGGGCTGCCCTCGCGCAACTTCAACACCGTCGAGGCCCAGTTCGCGCTCACCTGGAAGCAGTTCACCGTGAAGTACAACCGCGCGCTTACCGATTATTTCGGCGTCGATACCGAACAGGGTTATCGCGACGATTCGCGCGGCACCGAGTACTACCAGATCGACGCCAGTTTCCCGCTCGATCCGGAGTGGACGCTCGGTCTGCACGCCGCTCACACCGATTACTCCACCAAGCTGGTCACGCCGACGTCCGGCGGCGCGCGCAATCCGAGCTACAACGATTTCGGCGCCACGCTCAAATACCAGTTCGTCGCGCACTGGTCGCTGAGCCTGGGTGTCACCCATGCCACCAACACGGGTTTCTACAACGACACGGTGAGTTTCCAGGATGCCGGCGATACCCGCGACGTCGGCGGCACGCGCGGCTTCGTGATGGTGCAAGGGACTTTCTAG
- the kdpB gene encoding potassium-transporting ATPase subunit KdpB, translating to MNTHTHAASGFDRTLALKAAADAFRKLSPRVQFRNPVMFVVFVCSVLTTLLWVQALAGHGEAPVGFIFWISAWLWFTLLFANFAEALAEGRGKAQAAALRSSRKDVIAKKLAAADHRAAITFTPSGELRAGDFVLVEAGDPIPGDGEAVEGVASVDESAITGESAPVIRESGGDLSAVTGGTKLLSDWLVVRITRNPGESFLDRMIAMVEGAARRKTPNEIALTILLAKFTLIFLLACATLLPYSIYSVQASGHGRPITLTVLVALLVCLIPTTIGALLSAIGIAGMDRMIRANVIATSGRAVEAAGDVDVLLLDKTGTITLGNRQAVAFHAAPGVDERRLAEVAQLASLADETPEGRSIVALAQERFGLHEPAPEAVHAQFVPFSAQTRMSGVDLDTRRIRKGALDAVERHLAAAGAYLPPAVRQAAEEVARRGATPLVVADDATALGVIELKDIVKSGIKERFAQMRRMGIRTVMITGDNPLTAAAIAAEAGVDDFLAEATPETKLKLIRDIQAENRLVAMCGDGTNDAPALAQADVAVAMNTGTQAAREAGNMVDLDSNPTKLIEVVEIGKQMLITRGALTTFSIANDIAKYFAIIPAAFASTYPALNALNVMHLATPQSAILSAVIFNALIIIALIPLALRGVKYRALGAGALLRRNLLVYGLGGIAVPFAGIKAIDLLLVMLGLS from the coding sequence ATGAATACGCATACCCATGCCGCAAGCGGCTTCGACCGCACGCTCGCGCTCAAGGCCGCGGCCGATGCGTTCCGCAAGCTGTCGCCGCGCGTGCAGTTCCGCAATCCGGTGATGTTCGTCGTGTTCGTGTGCAGCGTGCTGACCACGCTGCTGTGGGTGCAGGCGCTCGCCGGCCACGGCGAGGCGCCGGTCGGTTTCATCTTCTGGATCAGCGCGTGGCTGTGGTTCACCCTGCTGTTCGCCAATTTCGCCGAGGCGCTCGCCGAAGGCCGCGGCAAGGCGCAAGCCGCCGCGTTGCGCAGCTCGCGCAAGGACGTGATCGCCAAGAAACTGGCTGCCGCCGATCACCGCGCCGCCATCACTTTCACGCCCTCGGGCGAACTGCGCGCGGGAGATTTCGTGCTGGTCGAGGCGGGCGATCCGATTCCCGGCGACGGCGAGGCGGTGGAAGGCGTCGCCAGCGTGGACGAGAGCGCGATCACCGGCGAGTCCGCGCCGGTGATCCGCGAATCCGGCGGCGACCTGAGCGCGGTCACCGGCGGCACCAAGCTGCTGTCGGACTGGCTGGTGGTGCGCATCACCCGCAACCCTGGCGAGAGCTTCCTCGACCGCATGATCGCGATGGTGGAGGGCGCCGCGCGGCGCAAGACGCCGAACGAGATCGCGCTGACCATCCTGCTCGCCAAGTTCACGCTGATCTTCCTGCTCGCCTGCGCCACGTTGCTGCCGTACTCGATCTACAGCGTGCAGGCTTCCGGCCACGGCCGGCCAATCACGCTGACCGTGCTGGTCGCCCTGCTGGTGTGCCTGATCCCGACCACCATCGGCGCGCTGCTGTCGGCGATCGGCATCGCCGGCATGGACCGGATGATCCGCGCCAACGTGATCGCCACCTCCGGCCGCGCGGTCGAGGCGGCCGGCGACGTGGACGTGCTGCTCTTGGACAAGACCGGCACGATCACGCTCGGCAATCGCCAGGCGGTGGCCTTTCATGCCGCGCCTGGCGTGGACGAGCGCCGGCTGGCCGAGGTCGCGCAGCTCGCCTCGCTGGCCGACGAGACACCGGAAGGCCGCAGCATCGTGGCTCTGGCCCAAGAGCGTTTCGGCCTGCATGAACCGGCACCGGAAGCCGTGCACGCGCAGTTCGTGCCGTTCAGCGCGCAGACCCGCATGAGCGGCGTGGATCTCGATACGCGGCGCATCCGCAAGGGCGCGCTGGATGCGGTGGAACGTCATCTGGCCGCCGCCGGCGCGTATCTGCCGCCTGCGGTCAGGCAGGCCGCCGAAGAGGTCGCCCGGCGCGGCGCCACACCGCTGGTGGTAGCCGATGACGCGACGGCGCTGGGCGTGATCGAGTTGAAGGACATCGTCAAGAGCGGCATCAAGGAACGCTTCGCGCAGATGCGCCGGATGGGCATCAGGACGGTGATGATCACCGGCGACAACCCGCTCACCGCGGCGGCCATCGCGGCCGAAGCCGGCGTGGACGACTTCCTCGCCGAGGCCACGCCGGAGACCAAGCTCAAGCTGATCCGCGACATCCAGGCCGAAAACCGGCTGGTGGCCATGTGCGGCGACGGCACCAACGATGCGCCCGCGCTGGCCCAGGCCGACGTGGCGGTGGCGATGAACACCGGCACGCAGGCGGCGAGGGAAGCCGGCAACATGGTCGATCTCGACTCCAATCCGACCAAGCTGATCGAGGTGGTCGAGATCGGCAAGCAGATGTTGATCACCCGCGGCGCGCTGACCACTTTCTCGATCGCCAACGACATCGCCAAGTATTTCGCGATCATCCCGGCGGCCTTCGCCAGCACCTATCCGGCGCTGAACGCACTCAACGTGATGCATCTGGCCACGCCGCAGAGCGCGATCCTGTCGGCGGTGATCTTCAACGCGCTGATCATCATCGCGTTGATTCCGCTGGCGTTGCGGGGCGTGAAGTACCGCGCGCTCGGCGCCGGCGCGCTGCTGCGCCGCAACCTGCTGGTCTACGGCCTGGGCGGCATTGCCGTGCCGTTCGCGGGCATCAAGGCGATCGACCTGCTGCTGGTCATGCTGGGGCTTTCATGA
- a CDS encoding sensor histidine kinase, which translates to MNDDRQVRADALLDAAQEEQRRLKVFLGAAPGVGKTYAMLSAARELKRQGVDVVAGVVETHGRTETAALLEDLEVLPRRRVRHRDRDFEEFDLDAALARRPAVLLVDELAHRNLPGSRHERRWQDVAELLDAGIEVYTTLNVQHLESLNDQVRRITGITVRETVPDAFLDRARDIVLVDLPPRELIERLKQGKVYVPETAAAALDAFFSPTNLAALRELAVETIASHVESDLREHMLARGGAMPVRRRVLAAIDGHAQSEYLVRVARRIAERRGAPWSVAFVDTGGAVEPARRERVDAAMRLARRLGGDAVILRGPAVADELLAHADREGVGQIILGRTRERPLARMLGLSLTQQLLRRGAHLELAIIATPAERARARRRLQLPGGRGTRREYAFATLATLAAFGLAFLADRYLSVANLALIFLTAVLAVASRTRMLVAVYTAVLCFLGYNFFFAPPRYTLAIANVDDVLAVLLFLVVALVCSRMATRLATQVESLRGAQTRARALLALGQRLAASADAEGVRDVGAQALAQALGAQAAILGRDADRTMRVLSTWPRGLALSAQDVAAADWSDRHAEPAGRYTDTLNAAGCWTLPLGSDDNPLGAAALRFGAEEGEPDADRRGLALAMAQDIGLALERARLAEELESARVQGETERLRSALLSSVSHDLRSPLASMIGAAGTLASYGGQLPAEERAQLLEAILGEGQRLDRYIQNLLDMTRLGHGTLKLNRDWVDVAEIAAAAVARLRRLFPELRVDMALPADTVLLYVHPALIEQALFNILENAARFSPPDQAVHVEARVVGERLLIEVGDRGPGIPEEERARIFDMFYSVSRGDRSPQGTGLGLAICRGMIGAHGGSVEALPRAGGGTTIRIALPLPPPPDSAP; encoded by the coding sequence ATGAACGACGATCGCCAGGTCCGCGCGGATGCTCTGCTCGACGCCGCGCAGGAGGAACAGCGTCGGCTGAAGGTCTTTCTGGGCGCCGCGCCCGGCGTGGGCAAGACCTACGCGATGCTGTCGGCCGCGCGCGAATTGAAGCGTCAGGGCGTGGATGTGGTGGCGGGCGTGGTGGAAACGCACGGTCGCACCGAGACCGCTGCCCTGCTCGAAGACCTGGAGGTGTTGCCGCGTCGCCGCGTGCGTCATCGCGATCGCGATTTCGAGGAATTCGACCTCGACGCCGCGCTGGCGCGCCGGCCGGCGGTGCTGCTGGTCGACGAACTGGCGCATCGCAACCTGCCGGGCAGCCGTCACGAGCGGCGCTGGCAGGACGTGGCCGAACTGCTCGATGCTGGCATCGAGGTCTACACCACGCTCAACGTGCAGCACCTGGAAAGCCTCAACGATCAGGTGCGTCGCATCACCGGCATCACCGTGCGCGAGACGGTGCCGGATGCCTTCCTCGATCGCGCCCGCGACATCGTGCTGGTGGACCTGCCGCCGCGCGAGCTGATCGAGCGGCTCAAGCAGGGCAAGGTGTACGTGCCCGAGACCGCGGCGGCGGCGCTGGACGCCTTCTTCTCGCCCACCAACCTCGCCGCGCTGCGCGAGCTGGCGGTGGAGACGATCGCCAGCCACGTGGAGAGCGACCTGCGCGAGCACATGCTGGCGCGCGGCGGCGCCATGCCGGTGCGCCGGCGCGTGCTGGCCGCGATCGACGGCCACGCGCAGAGCGAGTACCTGGTGCGCGTGGCGCGGCGCATCGCCGAGAGGCGCGGCGCGCCGTGGAGCGTGGCCTTCGTCGACACCGGCGGCGCGGTCGAGCCGGCCCGCCGCGAGCGCGTCGACGCGGCGATGCGGCTAGCGCGCCGGCTCGGCGGCGACGCGGTGATCCTGCGCGGGCCGGCGGTCGCCGACGAGCTGCTGGCGCACGCCGACCGCGAGGGCGTGGGGCAGATCATCCTGGGACGCACGCGCGAGCGGCCGCTGGCGCGCATGCTGGGCCTGTCGCTCACCCAGCAGCTGCTGCGCCGCGGCGCGCACCTGGAGCTGGCGATCATCGCCACTCCGGCCGAGCGCGCGCGGGCGCGGCGGCGCCTGCAGCTGCCCGGCGGCCGCGGCACGCGCCGCGAGTACGCCTTCGCCACGCTGGCCACGCTGGCGGCCTTCGGCCTGGCGTTCCTGGCCGACCGCTACCTGTCGGTGGCCAACCTCGCGCTGATCTTCCTCACCGCCGTGCTGGCGGTGGCCTCGCGCACGCGCATGCTCGTGGCCGTCTATACGGCCGTGCTGTGCTTCCTCGGCTACAACTTCTTCTTCGCGCCGCCGCGCTACACGCTCGCCATCGCCAACGTGGACGACGTGCTGGCGGTGCTGCTGTTCCTGGTGGTGGCGCTGGTGTGCAGCCGCATGGCGACCCGCCTGGCCACCCAGGTGGAATCGCTGCGCGGCGCGCAGACGCGCGCGCGGGCGCTGCTGGCGCTGGGGCAGCGGCTGGCCGCCAGCGCCGACGCCGAGGGCGTGCGCGACGTGGGCGCGCAGGCGCTGGCGCAGGCGCTGGGCGCGCAGGCGGCGATCCTGGGCCGCGACGCGGACAGGACGATGCGGGTGCTCTCGACCTGGCCGCGCGGCCTGGCGCTGAGCGCGCAGGACGTGGCCGCCGCCGACTGGAGCGACCGCCACGCGGAGCCCGCCGGCCGCTACACCGACACCCTCAACGCCGCCGGCTGCTGGACCCTGCCGCTGGGCAGCGACGACAACCCGCTCGGCGCCGCCGCACTGCGCTTCGGCGCGGAGGAGGGCGAGCCCGACGCCGACCGCCGCGGCCTGGCGCTGGCGATGGCGCAGGACATCGGTCTGGCGCTGGAGCGGGCGCGGCTGGCGGAGGAGCTGGAGAGCGCGCGCGTGCAGGGCGAGACCGAGCGGCTGCGCAGCGCACTGCTGTCCTCGGTCTCGCACGACCTGCGTTCGCCGCTGGCCTCGATGATCGGCGCGGCCGGCACGCTGGCCAGCTACGGCGGGCAGCTGCCGGCGGAGGAGCGCGCCCAGCTGCTGGAAGCCATCCTGGGCGAGGGCCAGCGGCTGGACCGCTACATCCAGAACCTGCTCGACATGACCCGGCTCGGTCACGGCACGCTCAAGCTCAACCGCGACTGGGTGGACGTGGCCGAGATCGCCGCCGCCGCCGTGGCGCGCCTGCGCCGGCTGTTCCCCGAGCTGCGCGTGGACATGGCGCTGCCGGCCGACACCGTGCTGCTCTACGTGCACCCCGCATTGATCGAGCAGGCGCTGTTCAACATCCTGGAGAACGCCGCGCGCTTCTCCCCGCCGGACCAGGCCGTGCACGTGGAGGCGCGCGTGGTGGGCGAGCGGCTGCTGATCGAGGTGGGCGACCGCGGCCCCGGCATCCCGGAGGAGGAGCGCGCGCGCATCTTCGACATGTTCTACTCGGTGTCGCGCGGCGACCGCTCGCCGCAGGGCACCGGGCTGGGGCTGGCGATCTGCCGCGGCATGATCGGTGCGCACGGCGGCAGTGTGGAGGCCTTGCCCCGCGCCGGCGGAGGCACCACCATTCGCATCGCCCTGCCGCTGCCGCCGCCGCCCGATTCGGCCCCATGA
- a CDS encoding ATP-binding protein, which produces MPTPILLAWSGGKDCLLALARLRANPAWRVVGLLSTVNRRFGRVAMHGIRRDVLAAQAASLDLPLLEVPMDWPGSNEAYEQAYRQALIAADRRWPGLRHCAFGDLYLADVRAYRERQLATLGWTGVFPLWGEDTRRLARRFIAEGHRAHVCCVDTAQLDARFSGVAYDEAFLADLPEGVDPCGERGEFHTLSHAGPLFSRPLNLRRGESLLRDGRFQFTDFVSA; this is translated from the coding sequence TTGCCCACTCCCATCCTGCTTGCCTGGAGCGGCGGCAAGGACTGCCTGCTCGCCCTCGCCCGCCTGCGTGCCAACCCGGCCTGGCGGGTGGTCGGGCTGCTCAGCACGGTCAACCGCCGCTTCGGGCGGGTGGCCATGCATGGCATCCGCCGCGACGTGCTCGCCGCCCAGGCCGCATCGCTCGATCTACCGCTGCTGGAAGTGCCGATGGACTGGCCGGGCAGCAACGAGGCCTACGAGCAGGCGTACCGGCAGGCGTTGATCGCGGCCGACCGGCGCTGGCCCGGGCTGCGGCACTGCGCCTTCGGTGATCTGTATCTTGCCGACGTGCGCGCCTACCGCGAACGCCAGCTGGCCACGCTCGGGTGGACGGGCGTCTTCCCGCTGTGGGGCGAGGACACCCGCCGCCTGGCACGCCGTTTCATCGCCGAGGGCCACCGCGCCCACGTGTGCTGCGTCGACACCGCCCAACTGGACGCCAGGTTCAGCGGCGTAGCCTATGACGAGGCCTTCCTCGCCGACCTCCCCGAGGGCGTGGACCCCTGCGGCGAGCGCGGCGAATTCCACACCTTGAGCCACGCCGGCCCGCTGTTCAGCCGACCGCTCAACCTGCGCCGTGGCGAATCGCTGTTGCGCGACGGAAGGTTTCAGTTCACGGATTTCGTATCTGCATAA